In one window of Meiothermus sp. DNA:
- the pdxH gene encoding pyridoxamine 5'-phosphate oxidase, producing MLRDLRSDYTYGTLSEQDADPNPFRQLERWLSEAIETHLYEPHGMTLSTVGTNGRPSSRVVLLRGLDEEGLVFFSNYHSRKGQELEANPWACLNFWWPPMERQVRIEGRVEKVEPQLSDEYFASRPYDSQIGSAASPQSQVIASREVLAQRIAELKARYPEAVPRPAHWGGYRLKPDTFEFWQGRPSRLHDRLVYRLQPDGGWTIERLAP from the coding sequence ATGCTCCGCGACCTCCGCAGCGACTACACCTACGGCACCTTAAGCGAGCAGGACGCCGATCCCAACCCCTTTCGGCAGCTCGAACGCTGGCTTTCGGAAGCCATCGAGACCCATCTCTACGAACCCCACGGCATGACCCTCTCCACGGTGGGCACGAATGGACGGCCCAGCAGCCGGGTAGTGCTGCTGCGGGGCCTGGACGAGGAAGGCCTGGTGTTTTTCAGCAACTACCACAGCCGCAAGGGACAAGAGCTCGAGGCCAACCCCTGGGCCTGCCTCAACTTCTGGTGGCCCCCCATGGAGCGCCAGGTGCGCATCGAGGGGCGGGTTGAAAAAGTAGAGCCGCAGCTGTCCGACGAATATTTTGCCAGCCGCCCCTACGACAGCCAGATTGGCTCGGCGGCCAGCCCCCAGAGCCAGGTGATTGCCAGTCGGGAGGTACTGGCGCAACGCATCGCCGAGCTCAAGGCCCGCTACCCCGAAGCCGTACCCCGCCCGGCCCACTGGGGGGGCTACCGCTTGAAGCCCGATACCTTCGAGTTCTGGCAGGGCCGCCCCAGCCGCCTGCATGACCGGCTGGTCTACCGCCTTCAGCCGGATGGGGGATGGACAATTGAACGGCTGGCTCCTTGA
- a CDS encoding NYN domain-containing protein, whose product MAGRSDIKNMALFCDFENIALGVREAKYPQFDIQKILERLLLKGSIVVRKAYCDWERYKDFKASMHEAGFELIEIPHTRLSGKNSADIRLVVDALDLCYTKSHVDTFVIISGDSDFSPLVSKLRENNRLVIGVGVKKSTSDLLTAACDEFIFYDDLIQEELAQKRAVKASRPAPKSKTPEKPQDQQQEALQLVLETLMALQAERGEEERILSSLVKQTLKRRKPGFNEASYGFRSFSALLEEAQRRGLLRLERDERSGGYIVHPRGE is encoded by the coding sequence ATGGCAGGCCGATCCGATATCAAAAACATGGCGCTTTTCTGCGACTTCGAAAACATTGCCCTGGGGGTTCGGGAGGCCAAGTACCCCCAGTTCGACATCCAGAAAATCCTCGAGCGGCTTCTGCTCAAAGGCAGTATCGTGGTGCGCAAGGCCTATTGCGACTGGGAGCGCTACAAGGATTTCAAGGCCTCCATGCACGAAGCCGGCTTCGAGCTTATCGAGATTCCCCATACCCGCCTCTCGGGTAAGAACTCGGCCGATATCAGGCTGGTGGTAGATGCCCTCGACCTCTGCTATACCAAGTCCCACGTGGATACTTTTGTGATCATCAGCGGCGACTCCGACTTCTCGCCCCTGGTGTCCAAGCTGCGCGAAAACAACCGGCTGGTAATCGGAGTAGGCGTAAAAAAGTCCACCTCGGATCTGTTGACCGCAGCCTGCGACGAGTTCATCTTCTACGATGACCTGATCCAGGAGGAACTGGCCCAAAAGCGGGCCGTCAAAGCCAGCAGGCCGGCGCCCAAGAGCAAAACCCCCGAGAAGCCCCAGGATCAGCAGCAGGAGGCCTTACAACTTGTGCTCGAGACCCTCATGGCCCTGCAAGCCGAGCGCGGCGAGGAGGAGCGCATCCTGAGTTCGTTGGTCAAGCAAACCCTTAAGCGGCGCAAGCCGGGTTTCAACGAAGCCTCCTACGGCTTCCGTTCCTTTAGCGCCTTGCTGGAGGAAGCCCAGCGGCGGGGGCTTTTGCGCCTGGAGCGCGACGAGCGCTCGGGGGGCTATATTGTGCACCCTCGAGGGGAGTAA
- the polX gene encoding DNA polymerase/3'-5' exonuclease PolX, whose protein sequence is MKNAEIARIFQEMADMLAFLGENPFRVRAYAQAARTLADLEAPIEAVAAQGTEALEALPAIGPDLAAKIQEYLRTGAIQAHARLAQQVPQGILEVLRVPGVGPKTAKLLWDRLGVNSLETLQAALASGQVRGLPGFGEKKRRHLLENLALAETATQRRPLGAVLGQARALLEQVRAQPGVVQAEVCGSLRRYRETVGDLDFLIATEKPAEVLAALVRLPGIADVEAVGENRATVFLREGLQVDFKTVPPAAWGSGLQYLTGSKAHSIKLRTLAQKQGLKLNEYGVWRGKIRLAGEDEESVYRALGLPWIPPPLREDGGEIEAAQAGRLPRLVTLQEIRGDLQVHSRWSDGKASLLELAQAAAKLGYEYLAVTDHSQSLKVAHGVPLDKVQARLKEIRQVNEQTGGKPYLLAGAEVEVLADGSLDYPEKVLRGLEVVLVAVHSHFHLSRAQQTERILRALEHPAVHILAHPTARMLGVRKELEANWEKIFRRAQALGKALEIDGYHDRMDLPDTLARQAGGMGLLFSLSTDAHQLDHLRFMELAVGTAQRAWLGPRQILNTRSLAALLDWLQGVRG, encoded by the coding sequence ATGAAAAACGCCGAAATTGCCCGTATTTTTCAGGAAATGGCCGATATGCTGGCCTTCCTGGGCGAGAACCCCTTCCGGGTGCGGGCCTACGCCCAGGCCGCCCGCACCCTGGCCGACCTCGAGGCCCCCATCGAGGCGGTGGCGGCCCAGGGAACTGAAGCCCTGGAGGCCCTGCCCGCCATCGGCCCCGACCTGGCCGCCAAAATCCAGGAGTACCTGCGCACCGGTGCCATCCAGGCCCACGCCCGGCTAGCCCAGCAGGTGCCCCAGGGCATCCTGGAGGTGCTGCGGGTGCCGGGGGTGGGGCCCAAGACCGCCAAACTGCTGTGGGACAGGCTGGGGGTGAACTCGCTGGAAACGCTGCAGGCCGCGCTGGCCTCGGGCCAGGTGCGGGGGCTGCCCGGTTTTGGCGAGAAAAAACGCCGGCATCTGCTGGAAAACCTGGCCCTGGCCGAAACCGCCACCCAGCGCCGGCCCCTGGGCGCGGTGCTGGGGCAGGCCCGGGCCTTGCTTGAGCAAGTGCGGGCCCAGCCGGGGGTGGTGCAGGCCGAAGTCTGCGGCTCGCTCAGGCGCTACCGCGAGACGGTGGGCGACCTCGATTTTCTGATTGCCACCGAAAAGCCAGCCGAGGTGCTGGCGGCCCTGGTGCGCCTGCCGGGCATTGCCGATGTGGAAGCGGTAGGGGAGAACCGGGCTACGGTCTTTTTGCGTGAAGGCTTGCAGGTGGACTTCAAGACCGTGCCCCCGGCGGCCTGGGGTAGCGGCTTGCAGTACCTGACCGGCTCCAAAGCCCACAGCATCAAGCTGCGCACCCTGGCCCAGAAACAGGGCCTCAAGCTCAACGAGTACGGGGTCTGGCGCGGGAAAATCCGCCTGGCCGGCGAGGACGAGGAAAGCGTCTACCGAGCCCTGGGCCTGCCCTGGATTCCGCCCCCCTTGCGGGAAGACGGTGGTGAAATCGAGGCGGCCCAGGCCGGGCGGCTGCCCCGGCTGGTCACCCTTCAGGAGATTCGTGGCGACCTCCAGGTGCACTCCAGGTGGTCGGACGGCAAGGCCAGTTTGCTCGAGCTGGCCCAGGCCGCAGCAAAGCTGGGCTACGAGTACCTGGCCGTCACCGACCACTCCCAGAGCCTCAAGGTGGCCCATGGGGTGCCGCTGGACAAGGTACAGGCCCGCCTGAAGGAGATACGCCAGGTCAACGAACAAACCGGCGGCAAGCCCTATTTGCTGGCCGGGGCCGAGGTGGAGGTTCTGGCCGATGGTTCCCTGGACTACCCCGAGAAAGTGCTGCGGGGGCTCGAGGTGGTGCTGGTGGCCGTGCACTCCCACTTCCACCTGAGCCGCGCCCAGCAGACTGAGCGCATCCTGCGGGCGCTGGAGCACCCCGCCGTACACATCCTGGCCCACCCCACCGCCCGCATGCTGGGGGTGCGCAAGGAGCTCGAGGCCAATTGGGAGAAGATTTTCCGGCGGGCCCAGGCCCTGGGGAAGGCCCTGGAAATCGACGGCTACCACGACCGCATGGACCTGCCCGATACCCTGGCCCGCCAGGCTGGCGGAATGGGCCTCCTTTTTTCCCTCTCCACCGATGCCCACCAGCTCGATCACCTGCGCTTCATGGAGCTGGCGGTGGGTACGGCCCAGCGGGCCTGGTTGGGGCCTCGGCAGATTCTCAACACCCGCTCCCTGGCGGCCCTTCTGGACTGGCTCCAGGGCGTGCGGGGGTAA
- a CDS encoding CapA family protein, with protein sequence MEGMVCLCLTGDLMLGRLVNEALLRYGPAYPFGNVLDEFYRADLRLVNLECVISDRGRPFSRWEKAFHFRAHPQALGALQLARIDCVVLANNHVLDYEEEAFLQMLELLQGAHIPYVGAGRNLAEACRPVLLPTQSGPVGVVAFTDNEPGWKAGPHTPGTHYLPVAPESLPVLKEQIGQARAQGARWVVVSAHWGPNMRLRPPPYFRAFAHALIEAGVDVFHGHSAHVFQGLEVYRGKSILYDCGEFVDDYAVDPILRNDWGLLYRVELEEKRIGEVELMPLYIDNCQVNLATGPTWEAVAERVQMLSAELGTPVSREGTRLWVTC encoded by the coding sequence ATGGAAGGCATGGTTTGCCTTTGCCTGACCGGCGACCTGATGCTGGGCCGGCTGGTGAATGAGGCCTTGCTGCGCTACGGGCCAGCCTATCCCTTTGGCAACGTGCTGGACGAGTTTTACCGGGCCGACTTGCGGCTGGTGAACCTCGAGTGTGTCATCTCGGACCGGGGCCGGCCCTTTAGCCGCTGGGAAAAGGCTTTTCACTTCCGCGCCCATCCCCAGGCCCTGGGGGCGCTCCAACTGGCCCGCATAGACTGCGTGGTGCTGGCCAATAACCACGTGCTGGACTACGAGGAGGAAGCCTTCCTGCAGATGCTGGAACTGCTTCAGGGGGCCCACATTCCCTACGTGGGGGCCGGGCGCAACCTGGCCGAAGCCTGCCGCCCGGTGCTTTTGCCAACCCAAAGCGGCCCGGTGGGGGTGGTGGCCTTCACCGACAACGAGCCGGGCTGGAAGGCGGGCCCCCACACCCCCGGCACCCACTACCTACCCGTAGCGCCGGAATCGCTGCCGGTGCTAAAGGAGCAGATTGGCCAGGCCCGCGCCCAAGGAGCCCGCTGGGTGGTGGTCTCGGCCCACTGGGGGCCCAACATGCGCTTGCGTCCTCCGCCTTACTTCCGGGCTTTTGCCCATGCGCTTATAGAGGCTGGGGTCGACGTGTTCCACGGGCACAGCGCCCATGTTTTCCAGGGCCTCGAGGTCTACCGGGGCAAGTCCATCCTCTACGACTGCGGCGAGTTTGTGGACGACTACGCGGTAGACCCGATTTTGCGCAACGACTGGGGCCTTTTATACCGGGTGGAGCTCGAGGAAAAACGCATTGGGGAAGTGGAGCTAATGCCCCTCTACATTGATAACTGCCAGGTCAACCTGGCTACCGGCCCCACCTGGGAGGCCGTTGCAGAACGGGTGCAAATGCTCTCGGCGGAACTGGGTACCCCGGTCTCGCGCGAAGGTACGCGATTGTGGGTAACCTGCTAG
- the mgtA gene encoding magnesium-translocating P-type ATPase translates to MRQHSHHPRAPTPYWAEALEGLWTRLKSQPDGLNPAEARRRLQQWGPNTLQTRRRTTALAVLLAQFKSPLVLMLVFAASVSALVQEWLDAFIVLLIVLGSALLSFVQEYSASRAVEKLLARVQVRVWLLRGGQTLHLPAEEVVPGDVVLLSAGSLIPADGRVLEAKDFFVSQAALTGETFPVEKLPGVVPPEASLSERTNCVFMGTSVRSGTARVLVVETGASTAFGKIADRLALRPPETEFERGIRQFGFLLTQVMLLMVLLVFAVNVFGEKPPIDSLLFAIALAVGLTPELLPAIIGVNLAKGAQRMARHGVIVRRLSAIENLGSMDVLCTDKTGTLTEGVVRLDGALDSGGRPSSQVLRQAFWNAYFQTGLANPLDQAIVQAASRAGLDAAQAQKVDEIPYDFSRKRLSVVVEQSGKRLLVTKGALEQLLEVCTDLEEEGQVRPLDDADLVRLEALYSHYSEQGYRVLGLACKLVSTQQAVFTRDDEQDLTFQGFLLFFDPPKAGVQDTLIQLARLGVNLKIITGDNRKVAAHLAARVGMEVRGLLTGRELATLPDEALWHQAERCNLFVEVDPTQKERLILALQKTGHVVGYMGDGINDAPALHAADVGISVDQAVDVAKEAADLVLLESDLDVLREGIEEGRKTFANTLKYIFTTTSANFGNMFSMAGASAFLPFLPLLAKQILLNNFLSDLPAVGLATDNVDREWLEKPHRLNMRFIRNFMVVFGLISSVFDYLTFGLLLWVFRASSEQFRTGWFIESLLTELLVALVVRTRRPFFQSRPGRLLLWSTLLLTVLAVLMPYLPFSGVFGFVPLPYPLLLGLLDLTLLYVLLVEWVKGIFHRRFSSQV, encoded by the coding sequence ATGCGCCAGCATTCGCATCATCCCAGGGCCCCCACCCCCTACTGGGCGGAAGCGCTGGAGGGCCTTTGGACTCGGCTGAAAAGCCAACCCGATGGACTAAACCCTGCTGAGGCCCGTCGCCGCTTGCAACAGTGGGGTCCCAATACCCTGCAAACCCGGCGGCGCACCACGGCTCTGGCGGTTTTGCTGGCCCAGTTCAAGAGCCCCCTGGTGCTGATGCTGGTCTTTGCGGCCTCGGTCTCGGCACTGGTGCAGGAATGGCTGGATGCCTTCATTGTGCTCCTGATTGTGCTGGGCAGCGCGTTGCTTTCTTTCGTGCAGGAGTACAGCGCCAGCCGGGCGGTGGAGAAGCTACTGGCCAGGGTTCAGGTTCGGGTTTGGCTGTTGCGCGGGGGCCAGACCCTGCACCTCCCCGCCGAGGAGGTAGTTCCGGGCGATGTGGTGCTGCTCTCGGCGGGCAGCCTGATTCCTGCTGATGGTCGGGTGCTCGAGGCCAAGGACTTCTTCGTCAGTCAGGCGGCCCTCACCGGCGAGACCTTCCCGGTAGAGAAGCTCCCAGGGGTGGTGCCACCGGAAGCCAGCCTGAGCGAGCGCACCAACTGCGTTTTTATGGGTACTAGCGTGCGTAGCGGTACTGCCCGCGTGTTGGTGGTCGAGACCGGGGCCAGTACGGCTTTTGGAAAGATTGCCGACCGGCTGGCCCTGCGCCCCCCCGAGACCGAGTTCGAGCGGGGGATTCGGCAGTTTGGCTTTTTGCTGACCCAGGTCATGTTGCTTATGGTGCTACTGGTTTTTGCGGTCAACGTGTTTGGCGAGAAGCCGCCCATCGACTCGCTGCTTTTTGCCATTGCGCTGGCGGTGGGCCTGACCCCCGAACTGCTGCCAGCCATCATCGGGGTGAACCTGGCCAAGGGCGCCCAGCGCATGGCCCGCCACGGGGTGATTGTGCGCCGCTTGAGTGCCATCGAGAACCTGGGCAGCATGGACGTGCTCTGCACCGACAAAACCGGCACCCTGACCGAAGGGGTGGTACGGCTAGACGGTGCGCTGGACTCGGGGGGGCGGCCCTCATCCCAGGTCCTGCGACAGGCCTTCTGGAACGCTTACTTCCAGACCGGGCTGGCCAACCCCCTCGACCAGGCCATTGTGCAGGCGGCTTCCCGGGCGGGCCTGGATGCCGCCCAAGCGCAAAAAGTGGACGAGATTCCCTACGACTTCAGCCGCAAGCGCCTGAGCGTGGTGGTGGAGCAGTCGGGGAAGCGGCTTTTGGTGACCAAAGGAGCGCTGGAGCAGCTCCTCGAGGTCTGCACCGACCTCGAGGAGGAAGGCCAGGTTCGGCCTCTGGACGACGCCGACCTCGTGCGCCTCGAGGCGCTCTACAGCCATTACAGCGAGCAGGGCTACCGGGTGCTGGGGTTGGCCTGTAAGCTGGTCTCTACTCAGCAGGCCGTCTTCACCCGCGATGATGAGCAAGACCTTACCTTCCAGGGGTTTTTGCTCTTCTTCGACCCCCCCAAAGCGGGTGTGCAGGACACCCTGATCCAACTGGCCCGCCTGGGCGTGAACCTCAAGATCATTACCGGCGACAACCGTAAGGTAGCGGCCCACCTGGCTGCCCGGGTGGGGATGGAGGTGCGGGGGCTGCTGACCGGGCGGGAGCTCGCCACCCTCCCCGACGAAGCCCTTTGGCACCAGGCCGAGCGCTGCAACTTGTTTGTGGAGGTAGACCCTACTCAGAAGGAGCGCCTGATTCTGGCCCTGCAAAAAACCGGCCACGTGGTGGGCTATATGGGCGATGGCATCAACGATGCCCCAGCCCTGCACGCAGCCGATGTGGGCATCTCGGTGGATCAGGCGGTGGACGTGGCAAAAGAAGCCGCCGACCTGGTGCTGCTCGAGTCCGACCTGGATGTCCTGCGGGAAGGCATCGAGGAAGGGCGCAAGACCTTCGCCAACACCCTCAAGTACATCTTCACCACCACCAGCGCCAACTTCGGCAACATGTTCAGCATGGCCGGGGCCTCGGCTTTTTTGCCCTTCTTGCCCTTGCTGGCCAAGCAAATTCTGCTCAACAACTTTCTCTCCGACCTACCGGCGGTGGGCCTGGCTACCGATAATGTAGACCGCGAATGGCTGGAAAAACCCCACCGCCTGAATATGCGCTTCATTCGCAATTTTATGGTGGTGTTTGGCCTGATCAGTTCGGTCTTCGACTACCTGACCTTTGGCTTGCTGCTATGGGTTTTTCGTGCCAGTTCGGAGCAGTTTCGCACCGGCTGGTTCATAGAATCCCTGCTCACCGAGCTCTTGGTAGCGCTGGTCGTGCGTACCCGCCGTCCCTTCTTCCAGAGCCGACCCGGTCGCCTGTTGCTCTGGTCCACCCTGCTGCTGACCGTGCTGGCCGTGCTGATGCCGTATCTCCCTTTTAGCGGTGTTTTTGGGTTCGTGCCCTTGCCCTATCCACTGCTGCTGGGGCTCCTGGACCTGACCTTGCTGTACGTTTTGCTGGTGGAGTGGGTCAAAGGGATTTTCCACCGGCGTTTCTCGAGCCAGGTGTAA
- a CDS encoding universal stress protein encodes MYQRILLPIDGSPPSEHAAAVGLALAKRLGASVVLVHVIEPQRYRELRDVQEALERARTVGRALLEQWERKASRAQVACATQLTSTEPESRPGVAEALVDAGVAHGCDLVVMGTHGRTGLPRVLLGSVAERMARLAPVPLMLVRGDDTKPTLFKRILVAIDGSSHSDLALQHADELAGALKARLSVVYVVPDLTQLYVSAGRAWMFTDPAQLQAQLAQEQAHLREQGEFILREAAQRCKHARVHTVLREAGRHLIGERIREVAEEEKAELIVMGTHGRTGLRKFLLGSVAEDVAQQARQPILLVRNPAALTHPDETHLPPPGER; translated from the coding sequence ATGTATCAACGCATTCTGTTGCCCATAGATGGCTCACCCCCCAGCGAGCACGCGGCGGCAGTGGGGCTGGCCCTGGCCAAGCGCCTGGGGGCCTCGGTGGTGCTGGTGCACGTCATTGAGCCGCAGCGCTACCGCGAGCTGCGCGATGTGCAGGAGGCCCTCGAGCGGGCCCGTACGGTGGGTCGGGCTTTGCTCGAGCAGTGGGAGCGCAAAGCCAGCCGCGCCCAGGTGGCCTGTGCTACCCAGCTCACCAGCACCGAACCCGAGAGCAGGCCCGGCGTGGCCGAGGCCCTGGTGGATGCCGGGGTAGCCCATGGTTGCGACCTGGTGGTGATGGGTACGCACGGCCGCACGGGGCTGCCCCGCGTCTTGCTGGGCAGCGTGGCCGAGCGGATGGCCCGGCTGGCCCCCGTGCCGCTTATGTTGGTGCGGGGAGACGACACCAAACCCACCCTGTTCAAACGCATTCTGGTGGCTATTGACGGCAGCTCTCACAGCGATCTGGCCCTGCAACATGCCGACGAACTGGCCGGGGCACTGAAGGCCCGGCTCTCGGTGGTCTATGTGGTGCCCGACCTGACCCAGCTCTATGTGAGTGCGGGACGGGCCTGGATGTTTACTGACCCGGCCCAGCTCCAGGCCCAACTGGCCCAGGAACAGGCCCACCTGCGCGAGCAGGGCGAGTTCATCTTGCGAGAAGCCGCCCAACGCTGCAAACACGCCCGCGTACACACCGTGCTGCGCGAGGCCGGACGGCATCTGATCGGCGAGCGCATCCGCGAAGTGGCCGAGGAAGAGAAGGCTGAACTGATCGTCATGGGCACCCACGGACGTACTGGGCTACGCAAGTTCTTGCTGGGTAGCGTGGCCGAGGATGTGGCCCAGCAGGCCCGCCAGCCCATTCTGCTGGTGCGCAACCCGGCGGCCCTGACCCACCCCGACGAGACCCACCTGCCCCCGCCGGGGGAGCGCTAA
- a CDS encoding universal stress protein, whose amino-acid sequence MYNRILIPTDGSAPSEAAVKAGLELAKSLGAEATLLYVVEPVVARILIGPETIPYYPELSRDLEVAGKQALERAEGFAQYLGVPVRTELKQGNAAQVIVEEAALHDLVVMGTHGRSGLDRLLLGSVTQKVLQRCPRPVLVVRLSEPHHP is encoded by the coding sequence ATGTACAACCGGATTCTGATTCCCACCGATGGAAGCGCCCCCAGCGAGGCCGCGGTCAAGGCGGGCCTCGAGCTGGCCAAAAGCCTGGGGGCCGAAGCGACCCTGCTTTATGTGGTGGAGCCGGTGGTAGCCCGTATTCTGATTGGCCCCGAAACCATTCCCTACTACCCCGAGCTGTCGCGTGACCTCGAGGTCGCGGGCAAGCAAGCCCTGGAGCGGGCCGAGGGGTTCGCCCAGTACCTGGGGGTTCCGGTCAGAACCGAGCTCAAGCAGGGCAACGCAGCCCAGGTTATTGTGGAGGAGGCTGCCCTTCACGACCTGGTGGTGATGGGCACCCACGGGCGCAGCGGGCTGGATCGACTCCTGCTCGGCTCAGTGACCCAGAAGGTCTTGCAACGCTGCCCCAGGCCGGTGCTGGTGGTGCGCTTGAGCGAGCCACACCACCCGTAA
- a CDS encoding CBS domain-containing protein, whose product MKAKQIMARPIVAVSPKTPLVEVAQKMLEHHIGSALVVDDKGQLVGIITQGDFCRHPGRMVPFSLFESANVLANWLYPDQVEKVYQAARNLRAQDIMRSPVVTVSPEASLKRVLALMLEHDVNRIPVVRRGKVVGIISRYDMLKWMMQAQTD is encoded by the coding sequence ATGAAAGCCAAGCAGATCATGGCCAGGCCCATTGTGGCCGTCTCGCCCAAGACGCCGTTGGTGGAGGTGGCCCAGAAAATGCTCGAGCACCACATCGGCTCCGCGCTGGTGGTGGATGACAAAGGCCAGCTGGTGGGCATCATCACCCAGGGCGATTTTTGCCGCCACCCCGGGCGTATGGTGCCTTTTTCCCTGTTCGAGAGTGCCAATGTGCTGGCCAACTGGCTCTACCCCGATCAGGTCGAGAAAGTCTATCAAGCAGCCCGCAACCTGCGAGCCCAGGACATCATGCGCAGCCCGGTGGTCACGGTCTCGCCCGAGGCTTCGCTAAAGCGAGTGCTGGCCCTGATGCTCGAGCACGATGTCAACCGCATCCCGGTAGTGCGCAGGGGTAAAGTGGTGGGCATTATTTCGCGCTACGATATGCTCAAATGGATGATGCAAGCGCAAACTGATTAG
- a CDS encoding VLRF1 family aeRF1-type release factor, which yields MLNKAQITYLQEAIAPHPAPLLSLYLDVNLANPDNSGKAYVLRAKEALERLGVPSALSKKVLERLQHYIPQGRTRALFVAEDLFEDYHLQVELPLLEPRAGVEAHWGPPYLAPLLFALEEYQRYGVVHMDQERLRLFEVFLGEIEEVADAFRLLDTHNWRYLGEDRTGSPGRSAAPATSPVGVAARGGSGKDKYERRVDEWSQRFFREAGVILQQQMAERGLERLILLGVPEEARQALPRPVAEKVVALLPPLHTATPSPAEVLKTVSATIEAVERREEEALLSQVREKGVGGLEQVLSLLQEGRLQYVLVPWHLQEKAWRSGDGWVGSSSQAAQAHSPGQPVEEVELKRVLPELAARYGTKLEFVHAEVAERLRQELGGLAGMPRW from the coding sequence ATGCTCAACAAAGCGCAAATCACCTATCTCCAGGAGGCCATCGCACCGCATCCAGCCCCGCTGCTCTCCTTGTACCTCGATGTGAACCTGGCCAACCCCGACAATAGCGGCAAGGCCTACGTGCTGCGGGCCAAGGAAGCCCTCGAGCGCCTGGGGGTGCCGTCGGCCCTTAGCAAAAAAGTGCTCGAGCGCCTGCAGCACTACATCCCCCAGGGCCGTACCCGGGCGCTCTTTGTGGCCGAAGATTTGTTTGAAGACTACCACCTGCAGGTCGAGCTGCCCCTGCTCGAGCCCCGCGCGGGGGTGGAAGCCCACTGGGGGCCGCCTTACCTGGCCCCGCTGCTCTTTGCCCTCGAGGAGTACCAGCGCTACGGCGTGGTACACATGGATCAGGAGCGCCTGCGGCTATTCGAGGTATTCCTGGGCGAGATTGAAGAGGTGGCCGATGCCTTCCGGCTGCTGGACACCCACAACTGGCGTTACCTGGGCGAAGACCGCACCGGCTCGCCCGGACGCAGCGCCGCCCCAGCCACCAGCCCGGTGGGGGTAGCGGCGCGGGGCGGTTCGGGCAAGGACAAATACGAGCGGCGGGTGGACGAGTGGAGCCAGCGCTTCTTCCGCGAGGCCGGTGTCATTCTGCAGCAGCAGATGGCCGAGCGCGGCCTGGAGCGGCTGATTTTGCTGGGGGTGCCCGAGGAAGCCCGGCAAGCCCTCCCCAGGCCGGTAGCCGAAAAAGTGGTGGCCCTGCTGCCCCCGCTGCACACCGCTACCCCCAGTCCGGCGGAGGTGCTCAAAACCGTCTCGGCGACCATCGAAGCAGTGGAGCGACGGGAAGAGGAAGCCCTGCTCTCGCAGGTGCGGGAGAAAGGGGTGGGGGGCCTCGAGCAGGTGCTGAGCCTCTTGCAGGAGGGGCGCTTGCAGTACGTGCTGGTGCCCTGGCACCTGCAGGAAAAAGCCTGGCGCTCTGGCGATGGCTGGGTGGGCAGCAGCTCCCAGGCCGCCCAGGCCCACAGCCCCGGCCAGCCGGTAGAAGAAGTCGAGCTCAAGCGGGTGCTGCCCGAGCTGGCCGCCCGCTATGGCACCAAGCTCGAGTTTGTTCATGCCGAAGTCGCAGAGCGCTTGCGGCAGGAGCTGGGCGGTCTGGCCGGTATGCCCCGCTGGTAA